ATCCTGCTCGCAAGGGCGCGCATGAGCTCAGATATATCCGCAACCTCGAACCCGGCGACATCACGACGATCGTCGAGGCAAAGTGCGGCGCCGTCATGCTGACGCTCGCGCCCAATCGGGTTCACGCGGAGAGCATCGCCGAACTTGCGCAGCATGGCGTACTCGTCTCGCTCGGCCACTCCGATGCGAGCTACGCGGAGGCCTGCGCGGCCGTCAAAGCAGGCGCACGCGCGTTCACCCATCTCTTCAATGCGATGAGTGCGCCCGCCGGACGCGAGCCAGGCATGGTTGGCGCAGCGCTCGATCTCGACGAGGCTTTCGTTGGAATCATCGCGGACGGTCATCATGTCCACGAGGCGAACTTGCGTATCGCCTTCGCCGCCAAGCCGCATGACCGCTTCATGCTGATTACAGACGCGATGCCGCCGGCGGCCGGCGGACCCGACCAGTTCGATCTGCAGGGCCGCCACGTGATTAGTGCAGAAGGCTGCCTGCGGCTCGAGGATGGAACGCTCGCGGGCTCGGTTCTGACCATGGACGAAGCCGTACGATACGCCGTCAAGGTGACGCGGCTCGAACTCGGCGACGCACTCGCGATGGCCTCGCGCGTTCCGGCGACGTTTTTGCGACGCGAGACGGAGCTCGGCCTCATCGCACCCGGATATCTGGCGAGCCTCATACATCTCGACGACGATCTGCGCGTGCTCGAAACCTGGATCGAGGGCCGCCCCGCCGCCGAAGGATCCTGATGTGCGACTCTGCGGGCGATGGCCAAGTTTGGCACTTGCCTGACTATCGATGCGCCGGGCGAAGGCCCTCACCTACACAATTCCCGCCGACGTCCCGGCGATGGCGGGACGCTCCTTGGTCTTTTGCGCCCGATAGCCGGATGCACGATAGGCCGCGATCGGCGCGATCGCTCCGCCGGCGCGGAGGCGGGCCATGGCCAGCAGCGATGAGACGTCGGTCGTGAAGGCACGTTTCAATTCGAGATGGGCGCCGAGCGCATCATTCGCTTCTTGCGCGGTCTCGAGGGCCACGCGATCGACGATCAGGGCCTGCGCATAGGCGCGCTGCAACTCGATCGCCGACTGCATCAAACTCTCGATTGGATCGGTCACATTATGCGACTGGTCAATCATATAAGCGGGCGCAAAACCTTCCGCCTTGCGTCGCTCGGCGTCGATCAGCTCGTTGAAGACGAGAAACAGCCGGAACGGCTCGACCGAGCCGGCGTCGAGGTCATCATCACCATATTTCGAATCATTGAAATGGAAGCCCGCGAGCTTTCCGAAGCGAACGAGCCGGGCGACGATCTGCTCGATATTCACGTTCGGCGCATGGTGGCCGAGGTCGACGAGGCAATGCGCCTTGGGCCCGAGCTCCTGCGCGACGGCGAAACTCGTGCCCCAATCCGAGATCACGGTCGAGTAGAACGCCGGCTCGTAGAGCTTGTGCTCGAGGAACACCCGCCAGTCGGCAGGCAGTGCCGCGACGATCTCGCGCATCGCGTCGACATAGCGATCGAGCGCCTTGCTCAGATTCGATTGGCCGGCAAAGTTCGAGCCGTCCGCGATCCAGACGGTCAACGCTTTCGAGCCGAGCTTGCGGCCGATCTCGATGCACTCGATATTGTGCGCGACCGCCTGAGCGCGCACGCGCGCATCGGTATGCGACAGCGAACCGAACTTGTATGAAAGCTCCTGCGCCGGCTGATCCTGGAACGTGTTGGAATTGACCGCGTCGAAGGCCAGGCCGCGCGTCGCGGCCTGCTCGCGCAAGGCGGCATAGTCATCGACCTTGTCCCAGGGAATGTGCGGCGAGATCGTCGGGGTTGCCCGCGCCAAGCGCTGGATCACGGCGCAATCGTCGATCTTCTCGAAGACATTGCGCGGCTCACCCGGCCCCGGGAAGCGGGCAAATCGCGTGCCTCCTGTGCCGACGCCCCAAGTCGGAATGGCGACGCCGAAGGCCATGACCTTCTGCACCAGGGCTTCCGCGCCGATGCCGTGCCGCGCCAGCGCGCGCGTCAGGGCATCGTAATCTTCAGTGGTCGCTTCTTCGAGCTGCGCGTTGTGGTCGGCGATGAAATCCGGGCTGATCGAGAACGGCGTGCTCATCGCGTGAAGGCCTGGGCGTTACCGGCGTCGATATTGAGGATGTTGCCGGTCGATTTGGCCGAAAGATCGGACGCGAAGAAGTAGACACCCTCGGCGATATCTTCGGGGAACACCGATAATTTGAGCAGCGAGCGCTGGCGGTAGACTTCCTCGAGCTGGTCTTCCGCAACCTTGTTGGACGCCGCCCGCTGCTGCCGCCACTCGCCTTCCCAGATCTTCGAACCGCGCAGCACCGCGTCGGGATTGACCGTGTTGACGCGGATGCCATGCGCCGCGCCTTCCAACGCCAGGCAGCGGGCCAGATGGATCTCCGACGCCTTGGCGGCGCAATAGGCCGAAGCGCCGGCCGAAGCGGCAAGACCGTTCTTCGAGGCAACGAAGATGATGGCGCCGCCGACGTTTTGACGCTGCATCAGCCGGAATGCCTCGCGCGAGACAAGGAAATAGCCTGTAGCGAGAATATCCATGTTCTTCTGCCAGAGCCCAATACTCGTGTCTTCGACAGGCGAAGCCGAGGCGATCCCGGCATTCGAGACGACGATGTCGACGCCGCCAAAGGCGCGCGCAGCCTCCTCGAACGAAGCGACCACCGCCCCCTCATCGGTCACATCAAGCTTCACGCCGATCGCCGCGTCGCGGCCATGGCGTTTCGTGATCGCCGCAACGCGCTCGTTCAGCGACGTCTCGTCGATATCGGCAATGACGAGGCAAGCGCCTTCACCGAGCAGCCGCTGCGCGGTCGCCCCGCCAATGCCGCCGGCACCGCCGGTCACATAGGCGATCCGCCCGGCGAGCGATTTCGGCTTGGGCATGCGCTGGAGCTTGGCTTCTTCCAGCAGCCAGTATTCGATATTGAAGGCCTCTTGCTCGGCAAGGCCGACATAGCCGCTGACGCCCGAGGCGCCACGCATGACGTTGATCGCGTTGACATAGAATTCGGCCGCAACGCGCGCCGTTGCCTTGTCCTTGGCAAACGTGAACATGCCGATTCCCGGAACGAGATACACGACCGCATTGCGATCGCGCATGGCCGGCGAGTCCGGGTGTTTGCAGCGCTCATAGTAGGCGGCGTAATCGCGTCGGTAAGCGGCGAGACCGCCGTCGAGGTCGGCGATCACCTCGTCGAGATTGTCCCGCACGGGGTCGTAGGGCAACAGCAATGGCCGGATCTTGGTGCGAAGAAAGTGATCCGGACAGGAGGTGCCGAGCGGCGCGAGCTTCGTCAGCGCACTGGAATTGACGAACTCCAGCACTTCCGGGGCGTCAGTGAAATGGCCGATCTTGCGCTCGTCGGTGGAGATCTTGCCGCGGATCAGCGGCATCAGCCTGGCCGCGATCGCCCGTCTCTTTTCCGGCGAGGCTGTTTCGACCTTGGCGCCGCCGAAGGCCGGCTTCTGCTCATGCGCCGCAAGCCAATCGGCAGCCTGCTGGATCACGCGCAAAGTCATCTCGTAGCAAGCTTTCGACGTGTCGGCCCAGGTGAAAAGCCCGTGGCCGCCGAGGACCACGCCGACATAGTCGGGATGACGCGCGGCCATCTCCCCGAGTTTCAGGCCGAGATCGAAACCCGGCCGTTGCCACGGCAAGAACCCGAGCCTGCCGCCGAAAACCTCGCGGGTCAGACGCTCGGCGTCGACTGAGGCGGCAATGGCGATGACCGCGTCGGCATGGACATGATCCACATGCCGGTGCGGCACGAAGGCGTGCAAGGGCGTGTCGATCGAAGTTGCGCGCGGATTGAGATCGAAGGTGCAGTGATTGAACAAGGCGACCATCTCGTCCTCATTGGCGAGGCCGCGATAGAGGCCTTTCAGGCTCTCGAGCTTGTCGAGATACAGCGTCGAAAAGCCGTCGCGCTTCATCGAGCCGAGGTCGCCGCCTGACCCCTTGACCCAGAGCACGCGTACGTACTCGCGCGTCAGCGGATCCTTCATCTCGATCTTGGCTGAGGTGTTGCCGCCGCCGAAATTGGTAATGCGCAGATCGGCCCCGAGCAGGTTCGAGCGGTACAGCAATTGACCTGCTTCATCGAGCCCGGCGGCAAGCGCGTCGTCCCATAGGTTTGGCAGGGGCGTGGCCGCGACCTCGCTCATTGGGCATTCTCCCTGTTCTTGATCTCTTGGCAGCTTAGGCCACCGATTCAATCAAGGTCAATCACCGACACTCAACACCGCGACGCGATATGATTGATGCAGCGCGATATTGAGCGAATTTGGCGGTTTGCAGTTGACCGCTCGTCGAGAGCGTGAGCTATTTACAGACAAAAGGGAGGGCGACGTGCACGAGCGGGAACGCTGGCAGGTCATCAAGGCACTCTTGCGGGAGCGGTCGCTGGTGCGCATCGCCGATGCTTGTCGCGCGACCGGCGTCTCCGAAGCCTCGATACGACGCGATTTCGCCAGGCTCGCCGCGCAAGGACTCGCGATCAGGGTGCATGGCGGACTCGAAGCCCTGCCCGACACCGTCAACGCACCGGGCGACGTCGTCTCGCTTGCCACCCGCTCCTTCGACGTCAGCCAGACGCTCAATAGAAATGCCAAGCGCGCCATTGCGAAAGCGGCGGTCGCCCTCTGCACCGATGGCGAGACGATCATCATCAACGGCGGCACGACCACCTATCAGATGGGCGAATACCTGCGCGAGCGCCGTCTGAAGGTATTGACCAATTCCTATCTGCTCGCCGACGCGCTGATCCACACGTCGAAATGCCGCGTCGCCTTGCCGGGTGGCGAGGTCTATCGCGAGCAGAGCATGATCGTCTCCCCGTTTGAAGAGGATGCGATCCAGCACTATTCGGCGACGCGGATGTTCATGAGTGCGATCTCGATCGGACCGCTCGGCGTGATCGAGGGCGATCCCCTGCTTGCCCGCGCCGAATCCAAACTGCTGAAGCGTGCCGACAAGCTGATCGTGCTGGCCGATTCTTCGAAATTCGTCTCGCGCGGCAGCCTTGTCGTCTGCCCGCTCTCGCGCATCGATACGCTGATCACCGATTCCGATGCGCCGAGCGACGCACTCGACATGCTACGCGGGCACGGTGTCCGCGTCGTTGTCGTGGATGCAGGCGCTCAAACCAATGCGGCGGCGTGACCATGACAACCGACCCGCACAGTGAAACCCCTGCGGCGCCGCTTCTATCGGTGCGCGCGATCGAGAAGTCCTTCCCAGGCGTGCGGGCGCTGTCCGGCGTCTCGTTCGACGCAGCCAGGGGCGAAGTCCACGCCTTGCTCGGCGAGAACGGCGCCGGCAAGTCGACGCTGATCAAGATCGTGTCCGGCGTGTTCCAGCCAGACCGCGGCGACGTGCTCGTGGACGGCAGGCAGGTCGACCTCGCGCGGCCGGACGATGCAAGGCGCGCCGGCATCGCTACGATCTATCAAGAGCTGCTGTTGTTTCCGGAGCTCGCTGTCGCAGAGAATATTTTCATGGGCCATGCGCCGCGCGCCGGCCTCGGTCGGATCGACTGGCGGGCGATGCACGAGAAGACGAATGCGCTGCTCGCTTCGCTCGAGATTCACGACCTGCAGGCCGACCGAATCGTCGGTTCCCTCAGCGTCGGCAACCGCCAGCGCGTCGAAATCCTGCGTGCGTTATCACAGGACGCGCGCATCCTGATCATGGACGAGCCGACCGCGGCCCTGACCGAGTACGACGTGACGCGCCTGTTCGACATCGTGCGCAAGCTGAAAACCCGCGGCGTCGCCGTAATCTATATCAGCCATCGGCTCGACGAGATTTTCGCGATTGCCGATCGCGTCACCGTGCTGCGCGATGGCACGCACGTCGCGACCAAGCGCGTCGCCGAGACGGACGCGGCCGAGCTCGTGCAATTGATGGTCGGCCGCAGGATCGAGAGTCTGTTCCCGAAGATCACGGTTCCGATCGGCAAGCCGGTGCTGGAGGTGAAGGACCTCGAGCGACGGCCGCTGACGAGGAGCATCTCGCTCACGGTGCGCGCCGGCGAGATCGTCGGCCTTGCCGGTCTCGTCGGCTCGGGTCGCAGCGAGCTGGCGCAAACTATTTTCGGCGTCACTCCGGCCGATAACGGCGAAATCCGGATCGCCGGACAGAAGGTCGACATCCGCTCGCCGGCACAGGCACGGTCTTTGGGCGTCGCCTATGTTCCCGAGGACCGCG
This portion of the Bradyrhizobium diazoefficiens genome encodes:
- the nagA gene encoding N-acetylglucosamine-6-phosphate deacetylase; the protein is MIVLTGARIFDGERFFNDHAVVVEADRIAAILPYSERPHGAARDLGGGLLAPGYIDVQVNGGGGVLFNDDPTPEGIARIAAAHRKHGTVGLLPTLVTDTPQLTAAAIAATHEARHLTPAALGIHLEGPFLDPARKGAHELRYIRNLEPGDITTIVEAKCGAVMLTLAPNRVHAESIAELAQHGVLVSLGHSDASYAEACAAVKAGARAFTHLFNAMSAPAGREPGMVGAALDLDEAFVGIIADGHHVHEANLRIAFAAKPHDRFMLITDAMPPAAGGPDQFDLQGRHVISAEGCLRLEDGTLAGSVLTMDEAVRYAVKVTRLELGDALAMASRVPATFLRRETELGLIAPGYLASLIHLDDDLRVLETWIEGRPAAEGS
- the rhaI gene encoding L-rhamnose catabolism isomerase, producing the protein MSTPFSISPDFIADHNAQLEEATTEDYDALTRALARHGIGAEALVQKVMAFGVAIPTWGVGTGGTRFARFPGPGEPRNVFEKIDDCAVIQRLARATPTISPHIPWDKVDDYAALREQAATRGLAFDAVNSNTFQDQPAQELSYKFGSLSHTDARVRAQAVAHNIECIEIGRKLGSKALTVWIADGSNFAGQSNLSKALDRYVDAMREIVAALPADWRVFLEHKLYEPAFYSTVISDWGTSFAVAQELGPKAHCLVDLGHHAPNVNIEQIVARLVRFGKLAGFHFNDSKYGDDDLDAGSVEPFRLFLVFNELIDAERRKAEGFAPAYMIDQSHNVTDPIESLMQSAIELQRAYAQALIVDRVALETAQEANDALGAHLELKRAFTTDVSSLLAMARLRAGGAIAPIAAYRASGYRAQKTKERPAIAGTSAGIV
- a CDS encoding bifunctional rhamnulose-1-phosphate aldolase/short-chain dehydrogenase, yielding MSEVAATPLPNLWDDALAAGLDEAGQLLYRSNLLGADLRITNFGGGNTSAKIEMKDPLTREYVRVLWVKGSGGDLGSMKRDGFSTLYLDKLESLKGLYRGLANEDEMVALFNHCTFDLNPRATSIDTPLHAFVPHRHVDHVHADAVIAIAASVDAERLTREVFGGRLGFLPWQRPGFDLGLKLGEMAARHPDYVGVVLGGHGLFTWADTSKACYEMTLRVIQQAADWLAAHEQKPAFGGAKVETASPEKRRAIAARLMPLIRGKISTDERKIGHFTDAPEVLEFVNSSALTKLAPLGTSCPDHFLRTKIRPLLLPYDPVRDNLDEVIADLDGGLAAYRRDYAAYYERCKHPDSPAMRDRNAVVYLVPGIGMFTFAKDKATARVAAEFYVNAINVMRGASGVSGYVGLAEQEAFNIEYWLLEEAKLQRMPKPKSLAGRIAYVTGGAGGIGGATAQRLLGEGACLVIADIDETSLNERVAAITKRHGRDAAIGVKLDVTDEGAVVASFEEAARAFGGVDIVVSNAGIASASPVEDTSIGLWQKNMDILATGYFLVSREAFRLMQRQNVGGAIIFVASKNGLAASAGASAYCAAKASEIHLARCLALEGAAHGIRVNTVNPDAVLRGSKIWEGEWRQQRAASNKVAEDQLEEVYRQRSLLKLSVFPEDIAEGVYFFASDLSAKSTGNILNIDAGNAQAFTR
- a CDS encoding DeoR/GlpR family DNA-binding transcription regulator; protein product: MHERERWQVIKALLRERSLVRIADACRATGVSEASIRRDFARLAAQGLAIRVHGGLEALPDTVNAPGDVVSLATRSFDVSQTLNRNAKRAIAKAAVALCTDGETIIINGGTTTYQMGEYLRERRLKVLTNSYLLADALIHTSKCRVALPGGEVYREQSMIVSPFEEDAIQHYSATRMFMSAISIGPLGVIEGDPLLARAESKLLKRADKLIVLADSSKFVSRGSLVVCPLSRIDTLITDSDAPSDALDMLRGHGVRVVVVDAGAQTNAAA
- a CDS encoding sugar ABC transporter ATP-binding protein, whose product is MTTDPHSETPAAPLLSVRAIEKSFPGVRALSGVSFDAARGEVHALLGENGAGKSTLIKIVSGVFQPDRGDVLVDGRQVDLARPDDARRAGIATIYQELLLFPELAVAENIFMGHAPRAGLGRIDWRAMHEKTNALLASLEIHDLQADRIVGSLSVGNRQRVEILRALSQDARILIMDEPTAALTEYDVTRLFDIVRKLKTRGVAVIYISHRLDEIFAIADRVTVLRDGTHVATKRVAETDAAELVQLMVGRRIESLFPKITVPIGKPVLEVKDLERRPLTRSISLTVRAGEIVGLAGLVGSGRSELAQTIFGVTPADNGEIRIAGQKVDIRSPAQARSLGVAYVPEDRGTQGLVRPMTVRENFSLAALGKVAFGGFIDRGAERKLAGDGIKRFAVKTSSLEQIAGKLSGGNQQKIVLGKWLANGPKLLILDEPTRGIDVGAKAEIHRLMGELAAQGLAILMISSELPEVLGMSDRVLVMREGRIVAEFSRQEATQESIGAAMMGSHENAEKAA